The Winogradskyella schleiferi genome contains the following window.
GGTCGATTGGTCCATGAAGTGTTTTCGTCCTTAATGGCCTATCGAATCAGTAAGTTAAAACCATTGACTTTTACAATTGCCATGAATGACTATGGCTTCGAGTTATTGAGCGACCAAGCGTTGCCGATTAATGAAGATAATATTTCAGCATTGTTAAGCAAGGAAAATTTAATGGACGACGTCATTGCCAGTATCAATGCATCTGAAATGGCATCACGAAAATTTAGGGATATTGCCGTTATTGCGGGTTTGGTAGTGCAATCACAACCTGGAACTCGTAAAAACAATAAAAGTTTACAGTCGTCTTCGGGATTAATTTTTAGAGTGCTCGAAGATTATGAACCTGATAATTTGTTATTACGACAAGCTTACACCGAAGTTTTTAATCAGCAATTGGAAGAGGTGCGTTTACAAGCGGCATTCGATAGAATTTCAAAAAGTAAAATTATCATAAAACGTGCAAAATCGTTTACACCTTTGAGTTTTCCATTAAAAGTTGATAGCTTACGCGGCACAATGACCAATGAGAATTTGGATAAGCGCATTCAGCGAATTAAATCGCAGGCTTTTAAAATTGATTAATAATTTGACTACGACCTGCAAGGTTTATATAACATAAGTTTGTGAAATACAGATATTTATGGGATTAGGAATAAATTAAATTAACTGGAATGTTTAATAAAAAGACACCCCTAAAGTCCCCTCAAGGGGACAATACACTCAGTTGAATAGGACCATTGTCCCTTAGAGGGGACTTTAGGGGTGTAAAAAAATAATAATTATAATACTTTTGAACCCTTATAGGATAAAATAAGTGAATTACCATTTTGAAAATTAGTACCAAAAATATAATAGTAAATGATGACGCGTTAACGCTTACCAATCAACGCGCATTATTTTGGAAACGTGAAAATGCGCTGATTATATCTGATGTTCATATTGGAAAAACAGCTCATTTTAGAAAACACGGTATTCCAATGCCAGCTGCGATTCTTCAACATGATTTGGAACGTTTAAAAACGTTAATTCTTCATTTTAAAACACAACAGCTTTGGATTGTTGGCGATCTATTTCATGCTGAAAACAATAGAGACATGTCAACCTTTAAGTTGTGGTTAGAGCAATTTGAAAACTTAGAGATTACCTTAGTTAAGGGTAATCACGATAGACTTTCCCATACATTAATGGATGATTTTAATATAAAAGTTGAAACAGAACTTATGGTTCCGCCATTTCAATTTATACATGAACCGATGGAACAAGAAAATGATATGTTTTCGATATCTGGTCATATTCATCCTGGAGTTATGATTAAAGGAAAAGGCAAACAAAAATTAAGGTTACCTTGTTTTCAAGTAACCAATAATCAAATGATTTTACCGGCATTTAGCTTATTTACGGGATTGAATACAAGAATAAAACCCAAAGATTGTGTCAGCTATGCATTTACGGAAACTGCTATTTTTGAGTTTTAGATTTTTGAGCAGATCACAATTATTTTTTCATCATTTAGGTTTGTAGTAAAAAAAAGGTAAACCGAACCGCCATCTTTTACCTTCAGTTTTTTACGAATATCTTTAACTGCTAATGGAAAATTACGTGTAGTGATATTAGCCTTTGTAATTTTTTCTTTGGAAAAAGCTTTTTTGTTGAAAGCCAATACCTTTTCAATTTTAAATCGTCTTCCTGGAAAATCAAAGCGCGATTCAGACGTATAAAGATGAGAGTGTTTGTGAAGTTTATCGACCTTCAAGATATCACTAATGGAATTAAAACTTCCTGATTTCAAAATTGCCGAATTTGGTTCGTACAAGTAGGTCAGTGGTTCACTATAATTGGCTATTGCTTTTGATTCTTCATGGAAATTGAATTCAAAATACTGCGAATTCAACTTTTGTAAATTCACGGTTTTTACCAGCACCTCGTTTTCAAAATCACGTTCCAAAATCCAAAGTAATTCTTTTACCTCATTGTTTACTGCAACGATATGAATTTCCTTTACATTTTTTAAGTCTGAAAGTGTTGCTGATAAATCCAGTAATGGCGACGTTTTGATCATGACATTTTTGGCATATTTCAGGAATAGACCTTGATAGGTTTTAATATTAGGTTCGCAGTCGGCTAATAAAAACACTTTTTGTTTGGAATGATCACGACGTGATGGATCGATATAAATCCAATCGAACTCTTCGTCAATTCGTTTTAAAGCTTCAATGCCGTTTTCGTTTAAACAAGTGATGTTTGGAACTTGTAATACTTCAAAATTATGTTTGACGATTTTTGAAAGCTCAGCATTAATTTCACAATGTGTAACGTTTTTGACTTGTTTTGAGAAGTAAAACGCATCGACTCCAAATCCACCAGTGAGGTCAATTATATGTTGTCCTGAAATCAGTGAGGCTTTATATTCAGCGGTTGTTTCAGAGGAGGTTTGTTCAATGTTCAGTTTATTGGGAAAGTAAATATGGTTGGCATCAAACCAAGTTGGTAGTTTCTTTCGGCTTCGTTTTTTGGCTTCAATTTGTTCAATAACTAATTTCGGATCTACACTTTCAAACGGAATGCCTTTCAACACTAATGCTGATAGATCTGAATTTAAATTATTATTTATGAATTCTTGAATTTCTATATGTAATAAATCGCTATTCAAATCAAAACTATAGATCTTTCGTTAGTTTCTGAACGATATTGTAATCCGATAAAAATTCCTTCAAAATAACTTTTATCGCTGTATAAGTCGGTATGGCAACAATCATACCTACAACACCAAATAAAATACCTGCAATGATGATCACCAAGAAGATTTCCAACGGATGTGATTTTACACTTTTGGAAAATATATACGGTTGACTAAAGAAATTATCAACTAATTGGGCGATAATAAAACCGATCATTACATAAATGGTTTTTGGTAAAATAACGTCGCTAAAACTTTCTCCCAAATTACTCGACATACTTAAAAGTAAAATTAAAAACCCACTAACCAATGGCCCAACATAGGGTACTAAATTGAGAAGCGCACATAAAAAGGCAATAACAATAGCGTTATCAATTCCAAAAATTAAAAGAACAATGGTATAAATAACGAATAGAATTAAAATTTGAAGTATTAACCCTACGAAATATCGAGATAACAAGTCTTTTATAGCGGTCATAGAACGTTTAGAGCGTTCCTCATTTCCGCTTGGTACAAATGTCATAATACCATCTTCAAACAATTTACTGTCTTTTAAAAAGAAAAATGAAATAAAAAGAACCGAAAACAAGCCAATACTAAAACTGCCCAACCCACTGATAAAACTGTTTAAAAAGTTAGGAATAATGGCAAAATCTAATTTAGAAAGCATGTTGGAATCTTTAATGGACTGTTCAACATCGATATGATTAAATTCAAAATAGGTTATGATTTGATTGTAGAGATCTTCAATATTTACCTGTAATTGTTCAATATTTAGTAACGCCAAATTATGACCTTGCTCAACAATTAACGGAATAAACAGACCGACTAATCCCACCAAAAGTCCCATTAGCAAAAACATGGTGACCACAACTGCAATGGTATTACTAAATTTTAGTTTCCGTCTTAAAAATAATATAATCGGTCGACCGATCAATGATATAACTGCAGCGACTGCGATGTAAACAATTACAGATTGAATTTTATAAAGAAAGTATAGCACTAAAGCAACAGCAAGAATTACTCCCAATGCTCTTAAAATACCGTTGGCTATAATTTTTGAGTTCATGGGATAAATATAATCAAAGATGCTGAGATAAAATTTAAGAATTCAGTTGTTTGGTAATTTCATAAAGCGCAATACTTGTGGCTTGCACCACATTCATACTGCTATTGTTTCCAAACATATTAATATGGATGACGGCATCCACTTGTTCTAAAATGGTTTCTGAAACTCCAAAGTTTTCATCGCCTAAGATGAGTGCAATTGGTTGTTTTGTTTGTAGTTTGAATTCGGATAGAGCCTGACTGTTTTCCGTAATCTCCAAAGCAATCAAATAATAATTATTGGCCCTTAGATCTTGAATTTGCGTTTCAATAGCTTCATTTATGCTATGATTGACATACTTTTCCGTAGAGCGCGATGTTTTTGTCATTCGCTTTCCTAATGAAATATCAGACCCACAGAAAATGAGTTCTTCAATATTGAAAGCATCCGCAATTCTGAATAAGCTGCCGATATTTGGTGCATTAGTTATGTTATCGCAAACTATTTTGATTGGATGTTTCTGTTTTTTGAAGTTGGAATTGTAGTGGTTGAGTTGCAAAAGGATTTACGATTTTTGATTTACGATTTACGATTTACTGTGGTTTAATCGTGATTTTCAGATTAAAAAAAAGGATTTCGATATTGTTGAGTTGATTGCTGATAAGTTGGAGGCTTGTTAGTTTTTGGTTTGCATCGACTTCGCTAATATTCTTAATTCTTAATTCTTAATTCTTAATTCTTAATTCTTAATTCTTAATTCTTAATTCTTAATTCTTAATTCTTAATTCTTAATTCTTAATTCTTAATTCTTAATTCGTAAATCAAAAATCGTATATCGTAAATACCCTCAGTTTTCAAAAGCATACTTCACAATATTAGCGCCCATCTTTAAAGCTTTTTCCCTCACATCTTCGGGATCATTATGGACTTCTTGGTCTTCCCAGCCATCACCTAAATCGCTTTCGAAGGTGAAAAGCAACACCAATCTGCTCTCATAAAAAATACCGAAAGCCTGTGGCGCTTTGCCATCATGTTCATGGATTTTTGGTAAACCGTTTGAAAATTCGTAAGCCGAACTGAATATTTTATGGTCTTTTGGAATTTCAACCAAATCACTATTCGGAAAAACCTTTTTGAGTTCTTTGGTTATGTAAGGTTCCATTCCGTAGTTATCATCAATATGGAGAAATCCTCCTGAGATAAGGTAATTCCTTAAGTTTTCGGCATCATCATCGCTGAAGAATACATTGCCATGACCTGTCATATGCAACAAAGGAAATTGAAAAATATCTGTGCTACCCACTTCAACCGTTTGAATGCTTTCATTAATATTGGTGTCAATATTATCGTTGCAATATTTCACCAAATTTGGCAAAGCTGTTGGGTTACTGTACCAATCGCCACCACCTTTGTATTTTAAAATGGCGACGTCCTGGGAAAAAAGGAACACTGTAAAAAATGTAAAATATAAAGTAAAAAAGCATTTCATTTTATTCATTATTAAACGCCACAGAATGACAAGCGGCAATGGCTGCAGTTTCAGTTCTTAAACGTGTCTCACCCAAAGTTACAGGAATAAAGTTATTCGCCAATGCCATTTCGATTTCTTTAACGCTAAAGTCGCCTTCGGGTCCTATTAAAATAGTACAATCGGTTGACGATTTTAATTGCGATTTTAATGATTTTTTATCGGTTTCTTCGCAATGGGCAATGAAAGTTTGACCTTCAATATCTTGATTTATAAAGTCCTTAAAAGCTATTGACGCATTTAGTTTTGGTAAATAACATTGCAACGATTGTTTCATGGCAGACTGAATGATTTTCTCAAAACGTTCGGTCTTTACCACTTTACGTTCGCTATGTTCGCAGATAATAGGTGTGATAGTCTCAATACCGATTTCAGTAGCTTTTTCTAAAAACCACTCGTATCTGTCGTTCATTTTTGTTGGCGCAACCGCTAAGTGCAAATTGAAATTGCGTTTAGGCTGAAAGCTTTTTGAGGTAATGGAAACGATGCAATTCTTTTGTTCTGCCAATGTGATTTCGGCAGTAAAAAGCCAACCTTTTCCATTGGTAATTTGTAAAATGTCTCCAGCTTTTTTTCTTAAAACTTTAGCGATGTGTCGGCTTTCATCCTTATCGAAATTAAAACTAGTCGTGGTCTCAGAAATATTAGGGTTATAGAATAATTGCATTACTCAATATTTTCAGAAAATTTTAAAACTGTAATTTCCTCAATAGGAGTTCTATCCTCAGTTTTAATGACGAGGTAGTATTTTTGATTTTCTAAATCATCAATCGGAAAAATAGCGTCAATGTCATGGTTTTCAGCAAAAGCAATATCGTCAAATGCTTTAGACATATCTCCAGCTTTAATCCAACCTGTATCGCCACCTTTTTTTGCGGTACGATCTATAGAGTTATGCTTAGCTAAGTCCTTGAACCTGTAACCTTGGTTGTATAGTGAAAGTACTTTTTCACGTTTAGACAGTGCCTGTTCGTCCGAAGCATCGAATACAATAATGCTAAATTTGATGTAATCTACTTGAGCTTTGTCAATTACCTTGTAAAAGGTTTTCTTAAAATCAGTTCTAATAACTTTTTTTCCACCTTTCGACATGTTGAATAAATCGTTGGCCAATCTGGTTTTATGCTTTTCTCTATTGAATGTGAAAAGTTTGCCTTGTTTGGGTTTGTTGGCTTTCAAAAAAAGGGTTGCCTCATCAGGCGTGGAAATAGAATCTAACTGTTGTTCCAAAGCCATTTGTGAAAAGCCGAATAATGGTAAAAAAAGTAAAAGTGTAAATAAATGTTTCATGTGTAGTTAATTTAGTTTGATTTAGGGTAGTACAAAACAACTAAATTTTAATATATAATGGAAGAGAAGGTTTGGAAGGATGTTAACATTTGTTTTAACAATTTAGTCTAAATGTTGTTTTCTATAATTTATAGTAGAAATTGAACGACCCTTTTTTTACGATTTCACTAAAGACTTTTTCGTTCGTATATTTATTATAAAGTTTTTTGTTTATTCTTAACCTTATTGTATCTGTTTTATTATTTATTTCAACATAAGATATAGATTCAGCTTTGGTCTTTTCTAACTCGATAATTTTACCATTTAAAACAATGGTCTCTTGAGTTCCTATCGTCTCATTTAATACGAGTGAAATAAATGTTAGTAGTGATATGTAACAAGCTAAAATAGGAATAAGAAAAAATGGAAATGAAATAATTTTGAACCATTTTTTCAGGCTTTTTTTATATTCAAAGGCAGCTAAATAACATAAGTGAGAGCCGAGCAACAATACAGGAATCGAATAATATTTTAGCGCAAAACTGAAAGAATTTTCAATTTCTAGTATTTCATGTTTTTTGAGATATAAAGCACATAATATACCAGTAATGAATATAAGTGAGAAGATGCCAATTGAAGTAATATTAATATTTCTTTTCTTCATATTACAACTTCAGCCGAGCCGCAGCCATCACATCAAAATCCGAAAAATCCGCTTCCAAATATTTCAAATACCCAACAATAGCAATCATTGCCGCATTATCTGTGGTATATTCAAATTTGGGTATATAGCTCGTCCATCCAAATTTTTGTTCGGCATCTTTTAGTGCTTTTCGAATTCCTGAATTTGCAGAAACACCTCCACCAATGGCGATATGTTTTATTCCAGTTTGTTTAACGGCCAGTTTTAATTTAGCCATTAAAATACCGATAATGGTATACTGAATGGAAGCACAGATATCGTTTAGGTTAGCTTCAATAAAATTAGGGTTGGCTTTTACTTCACGCTGCACAAAATAGAGGATATTGGTTTTTAATCCTGAAAAACTAAAATTCAAACCTTCAACTTTTGGTTTGGTGAATTGATAGGCTTTCGGATTTCCCAGTTGCGCTCGCTTGTCAATTTCTGGACCAGCCGGATAGCCCAATCCTAGGATTTTACCACTTTTATCATAAGCTTCACCAACAGCATCGTCAATGGTTTCACCTATGACCTCCATTTCAAAATAATTGCTCACTTTTACGATCTGTGTGTGTCCACCAGAAATGGTCAGCGCTAAAAAAGGAAATGGTGGTTTTTTATGGTCTTTTTCGTCAATAAAATGCGCCAAAATATGCGCTTGCATGTGGTTGACGTCAATTAACGGGATATTCAAACCATAAGCTAATGATTTTGCAAACGAAGTGCCAACTAACAAAGAACCCATTAAACCTGGGCCGCGAGTAAAAGCCACAGCACTTAATTGTTCTTTTTTAATATTTGCCTTTTCAAAAGCTTGATGCACCACAGGAACAATATTTTGTTGATGTGCTCGTGACGCTAATTCTGGCACAACACCTCCATACTCTGCATGTATTTTTTGGTCGGCCACAACATTGCTTAAAATCCGGTCGTTACATAGTATGGCAGCACTTGTATCATCGCAAGACGACTCAATTCCGAGGATATAAATATTTTCTTTTTCCATAGTCGATATTCGGTACAATAATTGTTAATTTTACAAGTTAAAGTCCAATGTCTTATTTAACAACGTATTGTTAGGGCAAAGGTAGTGAAGATTTCAAACAATAAAACTCATAAATTCTATCAAACGGATACTCAAAATAATAGGAAAAATAATAGGCATCATATTGCTCTTGTTTTTCATTTTGTTTTTGGTTTTATCCATTCCTGCAGTACAGACCAAGTTAGGCAGATATGTCACAGATAGACTTAACGACGATTTTAAAACCGACATTAATGTTGGTCGTGTTGGACTTCAACTCAATGGAGATATTGAACTCAAAGATATACTGATTAGAGATTATAAAAAAGATACACTGATTAGTGCGAGTGAGTTAAATAGCTCAATTATCAGTTTTCAGAATCTTATCAATGGCAAACTTAACTTTGGTGATATTGATCTTCAAAATGTCATTTTTAATTTAAAGACTTACAAAGGCGAAACAGATACTAATTTAGACGTATTCGTTGCTAAGTTCGATGATGACAATCCAAGAACGGGACCAAGTGAATTTCTGTTTTCTTCAAGCGATGTTTCTATAGACGGTGGAATCTTCAGATTGATAGATGAAAATTTGGAAACCCCAAAAATCTTTGAGTTTTCTGAACTGAATGCAAATACGACCAATTTTTTAATTAATGGTCCTGAAGTAAGTTGTAGAATCAATAAATTGAGTTTTAGGGATAGCAGAGGTATTGCGGTCAAAAATTTAATGGCAAATTTTGAATACACCTTGGACCACATGAATTTTGGAGACCTTAACATTAAAACCGAACTATCGGAATTAAAAGGTAATTTAAGATTTAACTATAAACGTGAAGATTTAAAGTTCTTCAAAGACAAAGTAAATGTGGTGGCAAGTTTTCGGGATTCTGACATTTCTCTGACAGAACTCAATGCGTTTTTTGATGAATTTGGCACCAACCAACATGCAGCATTCAATGCCGATTTATCTGGAACTTTAAATAATCTGGAAGCTAAAAATCTTAATGTGAGTACCTCTAATAATACCAGAATTATTGGAGATATCACGTTTAAAAACTTGTTTAGCAATGAAGAAGATAGTTTTGCGTTACGTGGAAGATTTCAAAATCTCGCTTCAAATTATAACGATTTAACTGCGCTATTGCCAAGAATACTTGGGAATTCCATTCCCAGTATAATTTCTAAAGTTGGTAATTTCAAAATAAATGGAACCTCTTATATCACAGCAAAACGTGTTGAAGCTGATATTGAAATCGATACGGATTTAGGGTTTATAAATTCAGATTTGCTATTGACAAACATCGATAATATTGATAATGCCAGTTATGTAGGAAATGTGGTTTTTGATGAATTTAATATTGGAGCACTTATCAATGACCCTTTGGTTAAATCCACATCTCTAAATCTCGATGTAGATGGTAAAGGTTTTACCATAGATAACTTAAAGACCAATGTAAAAGGAGAGGTTTTTGTTTTAGACTACAATAATTATACGTATCGAGATATAACGCTTTCTGGTACGCTTGGGAATAAAATATTCAATGGTATCGTAAAAGCAGAGGACCTTAATTTGCAACTCGATTTTAATGGGTTAGCAGATTTTTCTGAAGACCTAAAGAAGTTCGATTTTAAAGCTAATGTTGGTTATGCAAATTTGAGCCAACTGAATTTTGTGACACGAGATAGCATTTCAGAATTTAGGGGTTTGGTAACTATGTCTGCAAAAGGAACAACTTTAGATAATGCTATCGGAGCGATTAACATTAAAAATACAACCTATAAAAATCAGGATGAAACTTATAGTTTTCAAGATTTTGATATCGTGTCTTCGTTTGAAAATAACGAACGTACCATTGCTATAAACTCCCCAGATATTATTAACGGACAAATTACAGGTCAGTTTAAAACTAAGGATATTTTGGGCTTGGTTGAGAATTCCGTTGGAAGTATTTATACGAATTATATACCCAATAAGGTTGATGAAGGTCAGTATATAGATTTCAGATTCAATATTTATTCTAAGATTGCCGCTGTCTTTTTCAAGGAATTAACTTTGGGAAAGAACACTTTTATTGAAGGACGAATAGAAACGGATGAAAAAGGGTTTGAGCTCACATTCAATTCGCCCGAAATTAAATTTAAGGATTATTTTGCCAATAATATCAATGTCAGTATAGACAATAGCAATCCCTTATACAACACCTATATTGAAGTTGACACTTTAAGTGCTGGCATATACAATGCCTCACAATTTAGCCTTATCAATGTGACCAAACGCGACACATTATTAATTAAATCTCAATTTAAAGGCGGAAAAAACAATGCAGATGATTTTAATTTGAATTTGTTCTACACTATTGATGAGTCCAATAAATCCGTAGTTGGCTTTAGAAAATCTGATGTAAAATTTAAAGGATACGATTGGCTTTTAAATGCACAAAAAGACACGCTGAACAAAATTCGATTTGATAGAAAATTCAATACGTTCGATATTTTTCCTATTAAAATAACACAAGGCGATGAGGAAATTTTGGTGTCTGGTAAAGTGCAGGATTCTACCAACAAGAATTTTAATGTCGATTTTAAAGATGTACAACTCGTTAAAATTACACCACGAATAGATAGTCTGGCATTAAAAGGTATTGTAAATGGAAAGTTAGATGTGGTTCAAAATAATGGTGTGTATCTGCCGAAATCCAATGTTGAAATAAGTGGTTTGTTTGTCAATGATTACGATTTGGGTAATCTTAAAGCGAATATCGAAGGCAACAATTCCATTACCAATTATAATGTCGATGTGACTTTGATAAATGATAATTTAAAATCATTGGACGCCAAAGGAACGATTGATGTTTCAAAAAAGAATCCACAAATAGATTTAGATGTTACGTTTGAAGAATTTTTGTTAGACCCATTAAATCCTCTGGGAGAAGGCGTTATAAGTAACATCAGAGGTTTGGTTTCGGGTTACGCTAATGTCACAGGAAGCTTGAATAAACCAGCTATTTATGGAGAGTTGCTATTAGATAGGGCAGGATTATCCATTCCATATCTCAATGTAGATTATGGTTTCGATTTTGATTCTAAAGTATCGCTAAGAGGTCAGCAATTTATTTTCAATAATGTCGCTATGACGGATTCCAAGTATTTTTCAAATGGAAATTTAAATGGTTTTATTGCGCACGATAATTTTACGGATTGGAAACTAGGTTTAGAGTTGACAACAGATCGACTTTTAGTCTTGAATACTGAAGAATCCGAAGACGAATTATATTATGGAACAGGATTCATTTCAGGAAGAGCAGAAATAAAAGGGCCAACTGACCAATTAGTCATTCAAGTAATTGATGGAAGAACAGAAGCAGGCACTGAGTTTTTTATTCCTCTTAATGATGCAGAAAGCTTTGGTGACAATACTTTTATTCATTTCTTAAGTCCTGAGGAAAAAGCGGCCAGATTAAAAGGGGAAATATCGCAAGTAATAGAAGTTAAAGGATTGGTTTTGGATTTTGACTTGAACGTCAACCAAAATGCAGTCATTGAAATAGTCATAGATAAAGAAGCAGGGAGCACTATAAAAGGACGAGGCGTAGGTGGTTTGAATTTCTTGATCAATACCAACGGAACATTTAATATGTGGGGCGATTTTGTGGTTTATGATGGTACCTATAATTTTAAGTATGGTGGTGTGGTTGAGAAGAAATTTAAAGTAGAGCAAGGTGGAAGCATTGTCTGGGAAGGTGATCCTATGGATGCC
Protein-coding sequences here:
- a CDS encoding translocation/assembly module TamB domain-containing protein → MLLFFILFLVLSIPAVQTKLGRYVTDRLNDDFKTDINVGRVGLQLNGDIELKDILIRDYKKDTLISASELNSSIISFQNLINGKLNFGDIDLQNVIFNLKTYKGETDTNLDVFVAKFDDDNPRTGPSEFLFSSSDVSIDGGIFRLIDENLETPKIFEFSELNANTTNFLINGPEVSCRINKLSFRDSRGIAVKNLMANFEYTLDHMNFGDLNIKTELSELKGNLRFNYKREDLKFFKDKVNVVASFRDSDISLTELNAFFDEFGTNQHAAFNADLSGTLNNLEAKNLNVSTSNNTRIIGDITFKNLFSNEEDSFALRGRFQNLASNYNDLTALLPRILGNSIPSIISKVGNFKINGTSYITAKRVEADIEIDTDLGFINSDLLLTNIDNIDNASYVGNVVFDEFNIGALINDPLVKSTSLNLDVDGKGFTIDNLKTNVKGEVFVLDYNNYTYRDITLSGTLGNKIFNGIVKAEDLNLQLDFNGLADFSEDLKKFDFKANVGYANLSQLNFVTRDSISEFRGLVTMSAKGTTLDNAIGAINIKNTTYKNQDETYSFQDFDIVSSFENNERTIAINSPDIINGQITGQFKTKDILGLVENSVGSIYTNYIPNKVDEGQYIDFRFNIYSKIAAVFFKELTLGKNTFIEGRIETDEKGFELTFNSPEIKFKDYFANNINVSIDNSNPLYNTYIEVDTLSAGIYNASQFSLINVTKRDTLLIKSQFKGGKNNADDFNLNLFYTIDESNKSVVGFRKSDVKFKGYDWLLNAQKDTLNKIRFDRKFNTFDIFPIKITQGDEEILVSGKVQDSTNKNFNVDFKDVQLVKITPRIDSLALKGIVNGKLDVVQNNGVYLPKSNVEISGLFVNDYDLGNLKANIEGNNSITNYNVDVTLINDNLKSLDAKGTIDVSKKNPQIDLDVTFEEFLLDPLNPLGEGVISNIRGLVSGYANVTGSLNKPAIYGELLLDRAGLSIPYLNVDYGFDFDSKVSLRGQQFIFNNVAMTDSKYFSNGNLNGFIAHDNFTDWKLGLELTTDRLLVLNTEESEDELYYGTGFISGRAEIKGPTDQLVIQVIDGRTEAGTEFFIPLNDAESFGDNTFIHFLSPEEKAARLKGEISQVIEVKGLVLDFDLNVNQNAVIEIVIDKEAGSTIKGRGVGGLNFLINTNGTFNMWGDFVVYDGTYNFKYGGVVEKKFKVEQGGSIVWEGDPMDAELNLKAIYAADANPSVLLDNPINQSIDVEVEIHLTGKLEQPDPEFNFRFPNVSSTIKSELDYRLSSKDERDNQALMFLATGGFSSSLGGVNFTGTISERLTGIVNNLFGTNNGNLDVGIDFELGQDTPELQTNNKVGVTLQTKISDKILVNGKVGVPFGSASQTVISGDVQIDLLLNEDGTLRAKVFNRENSIRNFGEEIGYTQGAGLSYNVEFDSFKELLQIIFTGKNRKDIKSNKTKENKKKDDEDLMPEYMTMKEKKTENKS